From a single Callithrix jacchus isolate 240 chromosome 5, calJac240_pri, whole genome shotgun sequence genomic region:
- the TP53I13 gene encoding tumor protein p53-inducible protein 13 isoform X2 — MAPPLPSPQLLFLAALARLLGPSEVVARPAEEVGAHCSEGLWPLPPQVSPRVTSTRVSPGKPLVLTAWGLALEMAWVEPAWATHWLMRKWRRKQRKKTAWIYHDSLLGPPPCMPTPGRGRLCRRGCVQALALAFTLRSWRPPGTEVTSQGPRQPSPSGAKRRRLRAALVPQPTRSALRFPSASLGSLKTKQPMLGIRGRESNTPSAPTASLLPEAPGGNASSRTEVQVPSGQGSPGGCVCSSQAFPAPHAAVPPRAARGPTPRTEEAAWAAMALTFLLVLLTLATLCTRLHRNFRRGESIYWGPTADSQDTVAAVLKRRLLLPSRRVKRSRRRPLLPPTPDSGPEGESSE, encoded by the exons ATGGCGCCTCCTCTGCCTTCACCCCAGCTGCTTTTTCTGGCCGCTCTAGCGAGGCTTCTGGGTCCCAGCGAG GTGGTGGCCAGACCGGCGGAGGAGGTGGGAGCCCATTGTTCCGAGGGCCTGTGGCCTCTTCCCCCGCAG GTGTCACCAAGAGTGACCTCCACACGAGTGAGCCCAGGGAAG CCTCTGGTGCTGACTGCGTGGGGGCTGGCACTGGAGATGGCCTGGGTAGAGCCAGCCTGGGCTACCCACTGGCTGatgaggaagtggaggaggaagcagaggaagaagaCGGCATGGATCTACCATGACAGCCTTTTGGGGCCCCCTCCCTGTATGCCAACCCCGGGTAGAGGGAGGCTGTGCCGGAGAGGGTGTGTGCAG GCCCTGGCTCTGGCCTTCACTCTGCGGAGCTGGCGGCCCCCTGGCACAGAGGTGACATCTCAAGGGCCCAGGCAGCCCTCTCCCAGTGGTGCCAAGAGGCGGAGGCTTCGGGCTGCCCTTGTTCCCCAGCCAACTCGCTCAGCCCTGAGGTTTCCCTCTGCTTCCCTAGGGAGCTTGAAGACCAAGCAGCCCATGCTGGGAATCCGTGGTAGGGAGAGTAATACCCCATCTGCTCCCACTGCCTCCCTGCTGCCTGAGGCACCTGGAGGCAATGCCAGCTCCAGGACAGAAGTTCAGGTGCCCAGCGGGCAAGGCAGCCCAGGGGGCTGTGTCTGTTCAAGTCAGGCTTTCCCGGCCCCCCACGCGGCAGTGCCTCCACGGGCAGCTCGGGGCCCCACCCCACGCACGGAGGAGGCCGCCTGGGCCGCCATGGCCCTGACCTTCCTGCTGGTGCTGCTCACCCTGGCCACGCTCTGCACACGGCTGCACCGAAACTTCCGACGCGGGGAGAGCATCTACTGGGGGCCCACAGCGGACAGCCAGGACACAGTGGCTG CTGTGCTGAAGCGGAGGCTGCTGCTGCCCTCGCGACGGGTCAAGCGCTCCCGCCGGAGACCCCTCCTTCCGCCCACGCCGGACAGCGGCCCGGAAGGTGAGAGCTCGGAGTGA
- the TP53I13 gene encoding tumor protein p53-inducible protein 13 isoform X3 gives MANPSLAPDSSLTQDRPLVLTAWGLALEMAWVEPAWATHWLMRKWRRKQRKKTAWIYHDSLLGPPPCMPTPGRGRLCRRGCVQALALAFTLRSWRPPGTEVTSQGPRQPSPSGAKRRRLRAALVPQPTRSALRFPSASLGSLKTKQPMLGIRGRESNTPSAPTASLLPEAPGGNASSRTEVQVPSGQGSPGGCVCSSQAFPAPHAAVPPRAARGPTPRTEEAAWAAMALTFLLVLLTLATLCTRLHRNFRRGESIYWGPTADSQDTVAAVLKRRLLLPSRRVKRSRRRPLLPPTPDSGPEGESSE, from the exons ATGGCGAACCCCTCCCTCGCCCCTGATTCCAGCCTCACGCAGGATCGG CCTCTGGTGCTGACTGCGTGGGGGCTGGCACTGGAGATGGCCTGGGTAGAGCCAGCCTGGGCTACCCACTGGCTGatgaggaagtggaggaggaagcagaggaagaagaCGGCATGGATCTACCATGACAGCCTTTTGGGGCCCCCTCCCTGTATGCCAACCCCGGGTAGAGGGAGGCTGTGCCGGAGAGGGTGTGTGCAG GCCCTGGCTCTGGCCTTCACTCTGCGGAGCTGGCGGCCCCCTGGCACAGAGGTGACATCTCAAGGGCCCAGGCAGCCCTCTCCCAGTGGTGCCAAGAGGCGGAGGCTTCGGGCTGCCCTTGTTCCCCAGCCAACTCGCTCAGCCCTGAGGTTTCCCTCTGCTTCCCTAGGGAGCTTGAAGACCAAGCAGCCCATGCTGGGAATCCGTGGTAGGGAGAGTAATACCCCATCTGCTCCCACTGCCTCCCTGCTGCCTGAGGCACCTGGAGGCAATGCCAGCTCCAGGACAGAAGTTCAGGTGCCCAGCGGGCAAGGCAGCCCAGGGGGCTGTGTCTGTTCAAGTCAGGCTTTCCCGGCCCCCCACGCGGCAGTGCCTCCACGGGCAGCTCGGGGCCCCACCCCACGCACGGAGGAGGCCGCCTGGGCCGCCATGGCCCTGACCTTCCTGCTGGTGCTGCTCACCCTGGCCACGCTCTGCACACGGCTGCACCGAAACTTCCGACGCGGGGAGAGCATCTACTGGGGGCCCACAGCGGACAGCCAGGACACAGTGGCTG CTGTGCTGAAGCGGAGGCTGCTGCTGCCCTCGCGACGGGTCAAGCGCTCCCGCCGGAGACCCCTCCTTCCGCCCACGCCGGACAGCGGCCCGGAAGGTGAGAGCTCGGAGTGA
- the TP53I13 gene encoding tumor protein p53-inducible protein 13 isoform X1, with translation MAPPLPSPQLLFLAALARLLGPSEVVARPAEEVGAHCSEGLWPLPPQVSPRVTSTRVSPGKAEDVTFLYHPCAHPWLKLQLAFLAYACMANPSLAPDSSLTQDRPLVLTAWGLALEMAWVEPAWATHWLMRKWRRKQRKKTAWIYHDSLLGPPPCMPTPGRGRLCRRGCVQALALAFTLRSWRPPGTEVTSQGPRQPSPSGAKRRRLRAALVPQPTRSALRFPSASLGSLKTKQPMLGIRGRESNTPSAPTASLLPEAPGGNASSRTEVQVPSGQGSPGGCVCSSQAFPAPHAAVPPRAARGPTPRTEEAAWAAMALTFLLVLLTLATLCTRLHRNFRRGESIYWGPTADSQDTVAAVLKRRLLLPSRRVKRSRRRPLLPPTPDSGPEGESSE, from the exons ATGGCGCCTCCTCTGCCTTCACCCCAGCTGCTTTTTCTGGCCGCTCTAGCGAGGCTTCTGGGTCCCAGCGAG GTGGTGGCCAGACCGGCGGAGGAGGTGGGAGCCCATTGTTCCGAGGGCCTGTGGCCTCTTCCCCCGCAG GTGTCACCAAGAGTGACCTCCACACGAGTGAGCCCAGGGAAG GCTGAGGATGTCACCTTCCTCTACCACCCCTGTGCCCACCCCTGGCTGAAGCTCCAGCTTGCCTTCCTGGCCTACGCTTGTATGGCGAACCCCTCCCTCGCCCCTGATTCCAGCCTCACGCAGGATCGG CCTCTGGTGCTGACTGCGTGGGGGCTGGCACTGGAGATGGCCTGGGTAGAGCCAGCCTGGGCTACCCACTGGCTGatgaggaagtggaggaggaagcagaggaagaagaCGGCATGGATCTACCATGACAGCCTTTTGGGGCCCCCTCCCTGTATGCCAACCCCGGGTAGAGGGAGGCTGTGCCGGAGAGGGTGTGTGCAG GCCCTGGCTCTGGCCTTCACTCTGCGGAGCTGGCGGCCCCCTGGCACAGAGGTGACATCTCAAGGGCCCAGGCAGCCCTCTCCCAGTGGTGCCAAGAGGCGGAGGCTTCGGGCTGCCCTTGTTCCCCAGCCAACTCGCTCAGCCCTGAGGTTTCCCTCTGCTTCCCTAGGGAGCTTGAAGACCAAGCAGCCCATGCTGGGAATCCGTGGTAGGGAGAGTAATACCCCATCTGCTCCCACTGCCTCCCTGCTGCCTGAGGCACCTGGAGGCAATGCCAGCTCCAGGACAGAAGTTCAGGTGCCCAGCGGGCAAGGCAGCCCAGGGGGCTGTGTCTGTTCAAGTCAGGCTTTCCCGGCCCCCCACGCGGCAGTGCCTCCACGGGCAGCTCGGGGCCCCACCCCACGCACGGAGGAGGCCGCCTGGGCCGCCATGGCCCTGACCTTCCTGCTGGTGCTGCTCACCCTGGCCACGCTCTGCACACGGCTGCACCGAAACTTCCGACGCGGGGAGAGCATCTACTGGGGGCCCACAGCGGACAGCCAGGACACAGTGGCTG CTGTGCTGAAGCGGAGGCTGCTGCTGCCCTCGCGACGGGTCAAGCGCTCCCGCCGGAGACCCCTCCTTCCGCCCACGCCGGACAGCGGCCCGGAAGGTGAGAGCTCGGAGTGA